Proteins encoded in a region of the Vibrio ponticus genome:
- the uhpC gene encoding MFS transporter family glucose-6-phosphate receptor UhpC: MFGLFQSPSYNQAPLSKDQVDERYRYWRLHIMLGMYLGYAGFYFTRKTFNYATPAMIADLGLDKADIGMIGTLFYITYGLSKFISGTISDRSNPRFFMGVGLITTGLINIAFGFSSSLIALAALWVINAWFQGWGWPSCSKLLTTWYSRSERGFLWAIWNTAHNVGGALIPLLVGFLTIHYSWREGFIVPGIIGVILGVVVCWRLRDKPTTQGLPTVGQWRNDALELAQENHGQGLSYKEILKQYVFNNKFIWLLAFSYVLVYIVRTAINDWGNLYLTEQHHYSLINANAALSMFEIGGFVGSLVAGWGSDKLFGGNRGPMNLLFATGIFLSVAALWLMPLTNFAFQAAGLFSVGFFVFGPQMLIGMAAAECSHKDSAGATTGFVGLFAYMGAALSGYPLALILEEYGWTGFFITISVCAAVIGLLLLPFLQAQPTRKPLAPKLRL, from the coding sequence ATGTTTGGATTATTTCAGTCTCCGAGCTACAACCAAGCTCCCCTTAGTAAAGACCAAGTGGATGAACGCTATCGATATTGGCGTCTGCATATCATGTTAGGTATGTATCTGGGCTATGCGGGCTTTTACTTTACCCGCAAAACATTCAACTATGCTACACCAGCGATGATTGCCGATCTCGGTTTAGATAAAGCAGATATCGGTATGATTGGTACGCTTTTCTACATCACCTACGGTTTATCAAAGTTTATTTCAGGCACCATTTCTGACCGTTCTAATCCTCGCTTTTTCATGGGTGTCGGCTTAATCACGACGGGGTTGATCAATATCGCGTTTGGCTTCTCTAGCTCTTTAATTGCACTCGCCGCACTATGGGTAATCAACGCTTGGTTTCAAGGCTGGGGTTGGCCTTCTTGCTCTAAGCTGCTTACCACTTGGTATTCACGCTCAGAGCGTGGCTTCTTGTGGGCGATTTGGAACACAGCCCATAACGTTGGTGGTGCTTTGATTCCGCTACTTGTTGGTTTTCTTACCATCCATTACAGCTGGCGTGAAGGCTTTATTGTGCCGGGTATTATCGGCGTGATTCTTGGTGTTGTCGTTTGTTGGCGCTTACGAGATAAACCGACAACTCAAGGTCTGCCGACTGTTGGTCAATGGCGTAACGATGCATTAGAACTTGCCCAAGAGAACCATGGACAAGGACTGAGCTACAAAGAAATCCTCAAACAATACGTGTTCAACAACAAGTTTATTTGGTTGCTCGCATTTAGCTACGTACTGGTTTACATCGTGCGTACAGCAATCAATGACTGGGGTAACTTGTACCTAACAGAACAACACCACTACAGCCTAATCAATGCCAACGCGGCACTGTCGATGTTTGAAATCGGTGGTTTTGTTGGTTCTCTCGTAGCTGGTTGGGGCTCAGACAAATTATTCGGTGGTAACCGAGGTCCAATGAATCTCTTGTTTGCGACTGGCATTTTCTTGTCTGTCGCTGCACTGTGGTTGATGCCGTTAACCAATTTTGCGTTCCAAGCTGCGGGGTTGTTCTCTGTTGGCTTCTTCGTATTTGGTCCACAAATGTTGATCGGCATGGCTGCCGCAGAATGTTCCCACAAAGATTCCGCAGGCGCTACCACTGGCTTTGTTGGTCTCTTTGCCTATATGGGTGCCGCACTTTCTGGTTACCCATTAGCATTGATTCTTGAAGAGTACGGTTGGACTGGATTTTTCATCACTATCTCGGTTTGCGCAGCCGTAATTGGCTTGCTGTTATTACCGTTCTTGCAGGCTCAGCCTACGAGAAAGCCGCTCGCTCCCAAGCTTAGGTTGTAG